CGCGGTTGATCGTGAAGACGGGATCGTCGCCGTCGGCCACGGCGCCGATCGCCAGTTCCGGCTGACCGGGCGCGCCGATCTTGCGGACCAGAACAAGATCGAGCGGCAACGCCCGGGCGGCGCAGATTTCGGCCGCGACCGGCACCCCGCCTCGTGGCAAGGCCGTGACCACGGTGTCTTCCCGGCTCAGCGCCGGAAGCGCGGCCGCCAGTTGGCGCCCGGCATCGGCCCGGTCGACGAAAATCGCGATCCTCGATGCCATGTCGCTCCTTTCCGGCAGAATCCCTTTGGCTTCGTTCCGACTGCGCGGGGCGCTTCAATCGTGCCGGCGCCGCTCGGCCTGCGCGACGTTGCGCAGGACAGAGACAAAGCTGTCGGGTGTGACCGAAACGCTGTCGATCCCGAAATCCACCAAGCGCTGAGCATAGGCCGGATCGTTGCTGGGGGCCTGTCCGCAGAACCCTACCTTGCAGCCCGCCGCGTGCGCCTTGGCGATCACCGTTTCGATCATCCACAAGACCGCCGGGTCATCTTCGCGAAACAGATCGGCCAGGGCATCGGAATCCCGGTCGATCCCCAAGGTCAACTGCGTCAGATCGTTCGATCCGATCGAAAACCCATCGAAGCGCGAGGCGAAATCCTCGGCCCGGACGACGTTTGTCGGGATCTCGCACATCATGTAGACCTGCAGCCCGTCCTGCCCGCGCGTCAGGCCATGCTCGGCCATGACCGCCAGAACGCGGTCTGCTTCCTCGGGGGTGCGGCAGAACGGGATCATGACGACGACATTGTCGAAGCCCAGCGTTTCGCGCAGGCGTCTGATCGCGCGACATTCCAGCGCGAACCCGTCGCGGTAGCGGTCGGAGTAGTAGCGAGAGGCGCCGCGGAATCCGATCATCGGGTTTTCCTCGGGCGGCTCGAAATCCTCGCCGCCCAGAAGGCTGGCATATTCGTTGGTCTTGAAATCGCTCATCCGGATGATGACCGGCCGCGGGTAACACAGTGCCGCGATCCGCGACAGACCGCGCGCCAGATGTTCGACGAAATAGGCCTCGGGGCTGTCGGATTGCGCGGTCAGCGCCACGATCCGTTCCCGTGTTTCGGCGTCGGTGACGCGTTCGGGATGCGCCAGAGCCATCGGGTGAACCTTGACCGCATTGCTGACCACGAATTCCATCCGCGCCAAGCCGACACCCGCCAATGGCAGGCGCCACCAGCGCAACGCCGCACTGGGGTTGGCGAGGTTCAGCATCACCTGTGTCCGGGTTTCGGGCAGGCTGTCCAACGCGTCTTCGGTCACCGTGATGTCGGAAATGCCATCGGTCACAACACCCACTTCGCCGCCCGCGCAGGACACGGTGACATCCTGGCCATCATGCAGAACATGGGTGGCGTCGCCGCAACCGACGATCGCCGGCAGCCCCAGTTCGCGGCTGACGATAGCGGCATGCGATGTGCGTCCGCCGTGGTCGGTGACAATGGCTGCCGCGCGCTTCATGATCGGTACCCAATCGGGATTGGTGGTCCCGGTGACCAGCACCGAACCGTCGACGAAACGATCGATATCGGCGGGGCTCTCGATGATCGACACCCTGCCGCCGACCGCCGCGTTGCCGATGCTGAGACCACTGACCAGGGTCTTGCCCGGCGACTCGACGGCATAGGTCTTGAGCCGGCCCGTATCGGCGCGTGCCTGGACGGTCTCGGGCCGCGCCTGCACGATGTAAAGCGCACCGCCAGCACCATCGCGCGCCCATTCCATATCCATCGGCACGCCGTAGTGATCCTCGATGATCCGGGCCTGCCGCGCGAGATCGAGGATCTCGGCATCGCTGAGAACGAAGGCCGCACGTTCGGCCTTGGACGTCGGGACGTTGCGCGGACTGCCATCGCGGTTCTGGATCATCTTGATCGACTTTGCGCCCAGGCGTTTTTCCACGATCGGCTCGATTCCGGGCCGCGACAGGAACGGCTTGTAGACCTGGTATTCGTCCGGATCGACCGCGCCCTGCACGACGTTTTCGCCCAAACCCCAGGCGGCGTTGATCAGAACGACATCGGCAAACCCGCTTTCGGTGTCGATGGAAAACATCACGCCGGACCCGCCGGTTTCGGCGCGCACCATGCGCTGGACGCCGATCGACAGCGCGACCTGATCATGCGCGAACCCCTGCACCTGGCGGTAGGCGATCGCCCGGTCGGTATAGAGCGAGGCGAAACACCTCTTGCAGGCTGCAAGCAGGGCGTCTTCGCCCTTCACGTCCAAGAACGTTTCCTGTTGCCCGGCGAAACTGGCCTCGGGCAGGTCTTCGGCCGTGGCGCTGGACCGGACGGCGACCAGCGGTTCTGCCTCTCCGGCGTCCCGCCCAAGCGCGCGATAGCGGTTCCGGATCGCATCCGCCAAGGCCACTGGCCAGTCACCATCGAGAATCAAGCCGCGGATCTTTCGACCCACGGTTTGAAGGCTGTCCTTGCCACTATCCAGCGCGGCCAGTTCACGGGCGATGGCATCGGGCAAGCCGTTTTCCGCCAGATAGGTGCGGAACGCGCCCGCCGTCGTGGCGAAACCGGGCGGCACCCTTATGCCCTTCGGGCCAAGGGCCGCGATCATTTCGCCCAGCGACGCGTTCTTGCCTCCAACGATACCGACATCGGAACGGCGCATCTGGGCGAGGTCGAGAACGAGTTCGTCGGATAAGCTCATCGTGCAACTCCTGCGCTTGCTGCCAGAGACAGCATGCCCTTTCGCCGGTCGACCGAATTGACCCAGGTCAGACCGGTGGCACAAAGCCCGTGCAAAGCTGGCACATGGCGCGTGTACCGCGTGCATCGCCGGCGGCCCGGCTGCTCGGAAAGGCACCATCATGACACTGGAAATCGCCATCGTCCTCGGGGTGCTGTTATGCGCCGTGATACTGATCGCTAGCGAAGTTCTTTCGATCGACCTGGTCGCCGTTCTGATGATCGTCGTCATGGTGGCGGCCGGTATCCTGTCGCCCGAACAGGCGTTTTCGGGATTTGCAAGCGATGTCGTCGTCGCCCTGGCCGCGATCTTCGTCATCGCGGGAACGATCGCGCGCGCGGGACTGACCGAGTCCATTGCGGTAGCGATGCTGGCAGGCAGCCGCGGCAGTGAACGCGCCGGGCTTGGTCTGGTCATGGCTGTTTCGGTGGGCTTATCCACGGTGTTCAGCAATAC
This sequence is a window from Thalassococcus arenae. Protein-coding genes within it:
- the ppsA gene encoding phosphoenolpyruvate synthase, with product MSLSDELVLDLAQMRRSDVGIVGGKNASLGEMIAALGPKGIRVPPGFATTAGAFRTYLAENGLPDAIARELAALDSGKDSLQTVGRKIRGLILDGDWPVALADAIRNRYRALGRDAGEAEPLVAVRSSATAEDLPEASFAGQQETFLDVKGEDALLAACKRCFASLYTDRAIAYRQVQGFAHDQVALSIGVQRMVRAETGGSGVMFSIDTESGFADVVLINAAWGLGENVVQGAVDPDEYQVYKPFLSRPGIEPIVEKRLGAKSIKMIQNRDGSPRNVPTSKAERAAFVLSDAEILDLARQARIIEDHYGVPMDMEWARDGAGGALYIVQARPETVQARADTGRLKTYAVESPGKTLVSGLSIGNAAVGGRVSIIESPADIDRFVDGSVLVTGTTNPDWVPIMKRAAAIVTDHGGRTSHAAIVSRELGLPAIVGCGDATHVLHDGQDVTVSCAGGEVGVVTDGISDITVTEDALDSLPETRTQVMLNLANPSAALRWWRLPLAGVGLARMEFVVSNAVKVHPMALAHPERVTDAETRERIVALTAQSDSPEAYFVEHLARGLSRIAALCYPRPVIIRMSDFKTNEYASLLGGEDFEPPEENPMIGFRGASRYYSDRYRDGFALECRAIRRLRETLGFDNVVVMIPFCRTPEEADRVLAVMAEHGLTRGQDGLQVYMMCEIPTNVVRAEDFASRFDGFSIGSNDLTQLTLGIDRDSDALADLFREDDPAVLWMIETVIAKAHAAGCKVGFCGQAPSNDPAYAQRLVDFGIDSVSVTPDSFVSVLRNVAQAERRRHD